From the Mycobacterium sp. DL592 genome, the window GGAGCTGATCGACGCCCTGCGCCGCGACGGCGTGACCGTGGTGCTGACGACGCATCAGCTCAAAGAGGCCGAGGAACTGGCCGACCGGATCGTCATCATCGACCATGGCGCCTCGGTGGCCTCGGGGACGCCTGCCGACCTGATGCGCAGCGGCGCCGAGCGGCAGCTGCGGTTCACCGCACCGCGCCGTCTCGACCTGACCCTGCTGATCAGTGCGCTGCCGGAGAACTACACAGCCACCGAGGTCTCCCCCGGCGAATACCTCGTCGAAGGTGACATCGACCCGCAGGTCCTGGCGACGGTGACCGCGTGGTGCGCCCGGCTCAACGTGCTGGCCACCGATGTTCGCGTCGAGCAGCGCAGCCTCGAGGACGTCTTCCTCGAGCTCACCGGTAAGGAGCTGCGATCGTGACCGACCTTTTCCCCGCAGGCACCTTCCGCCCGGATCCGCGGCCCAACACGGTGCCGAAGATGCTGGCCGCCCAGTACGGCCTGGAGCTGAAGTTGTTGCTGCGCAATGGCGAACAGCTGCTCCTGACGATGTTCATCCCGATCACCCTGCTGGTCGGTCTGACGCTGCTGCCGCTGGGGTCATTCGGCGACCACCGGGTGGACGTGTTCGTCCCGATGATCATGGCGCTGGCGGTGATCTCGACGGCGTTCACCGGCCAGGCGATCGCAGTGGCCTTCGACCGGCGCTACGGCGCGCTCAAACGTCTCGGCGCCACCGCACTGCCGGTGTGGGGCATCATCGCGGGCAAGTCGCTTGCCGTCGTCACGGTGGTGTTCCTGCAGGCGCTGCTGCTGGGCGGGATCGGCCTGGCGCTGGGCTGGCGCCCGCACCCGGTCGGCCTGGTGCTCGGTGCGGTGATCATCGCGCTGGGCACCGCGGGTTTCGCCGCGATGGGTCTGCTGCTCGGCGGGACGCTGCGGGCCGAGATCGTGCTGGCCGTGGCCAACCTGCTGTGGTTCGTCTTCGCCGGGCTCGGCGCGCTCACCCTGGAGACCCAGGCCATCCCGCGTGCGGTCTCCTGGGTGGCCCGACTTACACCGTCGGGGGCGCTGACCGAAGCGCTGACCCGGGCGATGTCGTTGTCGGTCGACTGGTTCGGGATCGCGGTGCTCGCGGTCTGGGGTGCGGTGTCGGCGGTCGCGGCACTGCGCTGGTTCCGCTTCACCTGAGCCCAGCCCTACTACGGGCCGTAGTTCGCAGTCCTCTACGATCGGGCCGTGCGGTTATTCCTGCGGTTGGTGGACTTGCTTCCGCTGCCCAGCCTGCGCACCCAGCGCATCATCGCCGCCGCGGTGCTGCTGACCCAGGCCGGCATCGCGGTCACCGGCGCCATCGTGCGGGTGACCGCATCGGGGCTCGGCTGCCCCACCTGGCCGCAGTGCTTCCCCGGCAGCTTCACCCCCCAACCGCACCCGGAAGTGCCCGGCATCCACCAGGCGGTGGAGTTCGGCAACCGGATGATCACCTTCCTCGTCGTGATCACGGCGATCCTCGCGGTGCTGGCGGTCACCCGGGCCCGGCGCCGGCGCGAGGTGCTCGTCTACGCATGGCTGATGCCGGCCTCGACAGTGCTGCAGGCGGTGATCGGCGGGATCACCGTGCTGACCGGTCTGCTGTGGTGGACCGTGGCCATCCACATGCTGACTTCGATGCTGATGGTCTGGCTGGCCACCCTGCTCTACGTCAAGATCGGTGAGCCCGACGACGGCATCCCGACCGCACTGGTTCCGAAACCGTTGCGGCACTTAGCTTTACTGAGCGCGCTGGCCTTGTCCGCCACACTCGTCACCGGCACCACCGTCACCGGCGCCGGACCGCACGCCGGCGACAAGAGCCCGCAGCGGGTCGTCCCACGTCTCGAGGTGGAGATCACCACGCTGGTCCACGCCCACTCGACGTTCCTGTTCATCTACCTGTCGCTGCTGATCGGCCTGGGTGCCGGCCTGGTCGCCGTCTACGCGCCACGCCTGATCATCCGGCGGCTGGCGGTGCTGATCGCTCTGGTGATCGCTCAGGGCTTGCTCGGGGCCGTCCAGTTCTTCACCGGGGTGCCTGCGGCCCTGG encodes:
- a CDS encoding ABC transporter permease, which gives rise to MVTDLFPAGTFRPDPRPNTVPKMLAAQYGLELKLLLRNGEQLLLTMFIPITLLVGLTLLPLGSFGDHRVDVFVPMIMALAVISTAFTGQAIAVAFDRRYGALKRLGATALPVWGIIAGKSLAVVTVVFLQALLLGGIGLALGWRPHPVGLVLGAVIIALGTAGFAAMGLLLGGTLRAEIVLAVANLLWFVFAGLGALTLETQAIPRAVSWVARLTPSGALTEALTRAMSLSVDWFGIAVLAVWGAVSAVAALRWFRFT
- a CDS encoding heme A synthase; translation: MRLFLRLVDLLPLPSLRTQRIIAAAVLLTQAGIAVTGAIVRVTASGLGCPTWPQCFPGSFTPQPHPEVPGIHQAVEFGNRMITFLVVITAILAVLAVTRARRRREVLVYAWLMPASTVLQAVIGGITVLTGLLWWTVAIHMLTSMLMVWLATLLYVKIGEPDDGIPTALVPKPLRHLALLSALALSATLVTGTTVTGAGPHAGDKSPQRVVPRLEVEITTLVHAHSTFLFIYLSLLIGLGAGLVAVYAPRLIIRRLAVLIALVIAQGLLGAVQFFTGVPAALVALHVAGAAACTAATAALWASMRQRAEPKTLAR